A window of the Branchiostoma lanceolatum isolate klBraLanc5 chromosome 13, klBraLanc5.hap2, whole genome shotgun sequence genome harbors these coding sequences:
- the LOC136447146 gene encoding UDP-glucose 6-dehydrogenase-like, producing MTTIRKICCIGAGYVGGPTCSVIAYKCPDIQVTVVDLSQSRIDAWNSDQLPIFEPGLQDLVENCRGRNLFFSTDVDKAIKEADLIFICVNTPTKTFGVGKGRAADLKYIESAARKIADVATGTKMVVEKSTVPVRAAESISRILAANTREDMNIQVMSNPEFLAEGTAVKDLLNPDRVLIGGEETEEGHKAVQALTDVYAHWVPREKILTTNTWSSELSKLAANAFLAQRISSINSISAVCEATGANVSEVAHAIGMDSRIGNKFLKASVGFGGSCFQKDVLNLVYLCEALNLPEVAAYWQEVINMNDYQRRRFTNRIIECLFNTVTGKKIAILGFAFKKDTGDTRESSSIYVCKYLMDEEAHLHIYDPQVKKEQILYDLKQPIISDDPDRVEKLVTIETDPYKALEGTHALVVCTEWDEFVAYDYERIYSSMLKPAFVFDGRMILDHASLQEMGFQVEVIGKKIKKPFSNGNLNGNER from the exons ATGACGACTATACGCAAGATCTGCTGTATCGGAGCGGGCTACGTCGGCGGGCCAACTTGTTCTGTGATCGCCTACAAGTGCCCAGATATCCAG GTGACAGTAGTGGACCTGAGCCAATCCCGTATCGATGCCTGGAACTCGGACCAGCTGCCCATCTTCGAGCCGGGTCTGCAGGATCTGGTGGAAAACTGCAGGGGGAGGAACCTCTTCTTCTCTACTGATGTGGATAAAGCCATTAag GAGGCTGATCTTATCTTCATCTGTGTGAACACGCCAACCAAGACATTTGGTGTGGGTAAGGGAAGAGCAGCAGACCTCAAGTACATCGAATCAGCAGCCAGGAAGATCGCAGATGTAGCAACAG GTACTAAGATGGTGGTAGAGAAGAGCACAGTGCCGGTCCGTGCTGCAGAGAGCATCAGCAGGATTCTCGCTGCAAACACCAGGGAAGACATGAACATTCAG gTCATGTCCAACCCAGAATTCCTTGCAGAAGGCACAGCGGTGAAGGATCTCCTGAACCCAGACAGGGTGCTGATTGGTGGAGAGGAAACAGAGGAGGGGCACAAGGCAGTTCAG GCCCTTACAGATGTGTACGCCCACTGGGTTCCACGCGAAAAGATCCTCACTACCAACACGTGGTCCTCCGAGCTCTCCAAGCTGGCTGCCAACGCCTTCCTGGCTCAGCGAATCAGCAGCATCAACTCCATCTCCGCTGTGTGTGAGGCCACAGGAGCTAATGTCTCAGAGGTCGCACATGCCATAG GTATGGACAGCAGGATAGGGAACAAGTTCCTGAAGGCTAGTGTGGGGTTTGGTGGGAGCTGTTTCCAGAAGGATGTATTAAACCTGGTGTACTTGTGTGAGGCTCTCAACCTACCTGAGGTGGCAGCATACTGGCAGGAG GTGATCAACATGAACGATTACCAAAGGAGGCGCTTCACTAACAGAATCATCGAGTGCCTGTTCAACACTGTCACTGGCAAGAAAATCGCCATTCTGGGATTTGCCTTCAAAAAAGACACAG GTGATACCAGAGAGTCATCTTCCATCTACGTGTGTAAGTACCTGATGGACGAGGAAGCACACCTGCACATCTACGACCCACAG GTGAAGAAAGAACAGATCCTGTACGACCTCAAGCAGCCAATCATATCCGACGACCCAGACCGTGTGGAGAAGTTGGTTACCATAGAAACAGACCCGTACAAGGCTCTGGAAGGGACGCACGCGCTTGTGGTGTGCACGGAATGGGACGAGTTTGTGGCGTACGATTACGAGCGTATTTACAGCAGTATGTTGAAGCCAGCGTTCGTGTTCGACGGCCGGATGATCTTGGACCACGCTTCTTTGCAAGAAATGGGCTTCCAGGTCGAAGTCATTGGGAAGAAGATAAAAAAGCCCTTCTCAAATGGTAACCTGAACGGGAATGAACGCTAA
- the LOC136446835 gene encoding insulin-induced gene 2 protein-like → MVAARVLKGLHMLMRGSVLFMVGGLLTIVLNLLQVQRKVTLFPPEVMITMFQSAWWVPPACGAGAAIIGLMYPCLDNKLGEPHRFQREWSSVMRCVAVFVGINHASAKINFDNNMQLSLTLAAMSIGMWWLFDRSRSGFGLGVLIAVLATFVTQLLVYHGVYRYTEPDFLYVRSWLPCIFFSGGVTMGNIGRQLALYDPTNKEKVE, encoded by the exons ATGGTGGCTGCTAGGGTTCTAAAAGGCTTACATATGCTGATGCGAGGGTCAGTACTCTTCATGGTGGGAGGACTCCTGACCATAGTGCTCAACCTACTACAG GTACAAAGAAAAGTGACCCTGTTCCCCCCTGAGGTGATGATTACAATGTTCCAGTCCGCCTGGTGGGTGCCCCCAGCCTGTGGAGCAGGAGCAG ccattaTAGGACTGATGTACCCATGTTTGGATAACAAGCTGGGAGAACCCCACAGGTTCCAGAGGGAGTGGTCCAGTGTCATGAGATGTGTCGCCGTCTTTGTAGGAATCAACCATGCTAGTGCT aaaatcaattttgacaACAACATGCAGTTGTCATTGACACTGGCAGCCATGTCTATCGGGATGTGGTGGCTGTTCGACAGGTCACGGAGCGGCTTCGGACTCGGAGTACTGATCGCTGTGCTGGCTACCTTCGTTACACAACTGTTGGTCTACCATGGAGTATATAG ATATACAGAGCCAGACTTCTTGTACGTCCGCTCCTGGCTACCCTGCATCTTCTTTTCCGGAGGCGTCACGATGGGCAACATAGGCAGACAACTGGCCTTG